In Zunongwangia profunda SM-A87, the following proteins share a genomic window:
- a CDS encoding XdhC family protein encodes MTYEFKEIISQVLENQQHGKKSVLASVVALDGSSYRKPGVRMLITEGGKITGAVSGGCVEKDVLFEAQSVLKTGIAKMMTYDGRYRLGCEGTLYILLEPMAISLEFEQLFFQQIAQRKSFKIDSFFKKEVGELEVLESVIDFGEKQFSMTSRALSSHSGLEKFSQQLSPVSKLIIIGAEHDSVKLGILASQLGWEVSIVSSPKDPKTTENFPGSKEVLALEPEQAKEIAIDNQTAVVLMTHNYARDLHFLLSIKDKHPFYIGILGSTKRREKMYNELIEMQTDIEFNFFDKLYGPAGIDIGAITPEEIAVAILAEILAVKRGKSIPSLREKMGAIH; translated from the coding sequence ATGACATACGAGTTTAAAGAAATAATTAGCCAGGTTTTAGAAAACCAGCAACACGGGAAGAAAAGCGTTTTGGCGAGTGTAGTCGCCCTTGATGGTTCTTCTTATAGAAAACCGGGCGTTCGAATGTTGATTACAGAAGGCGGAAAAATTACCGGAGCCGTAAGTGGTGGTTGTGTAGAAAAAGATGTGCTGTTTGAAGCGCAGTCGGTTTTAAAAACCGGAATAGCGAAAATGATGACTTACGACGGCAGGTATCGATTAGGTTGTGAAGGAACTTTATATATTTTATTAGAACCAATGGCTATTTCTTTGGAGTTTGAGCAACTTTTTTTTCAGCAAATAGCACAGCGAAAATCTTTTAAAATCGATTCGTTTTTTAAAAAGGAAGTTGGTGAGTTGGAAGTTTTAGAGTCGGTAATAGATTTTGGTGAAAAGCAATTTTCAATGACTTCCAGAGCATTAAGCTCTCATTCAGGATTAGAAAAGTTTAGTCAGCAATTATCACCAGTTTCAAAACTAATAATAATTGGTGCAGAGCATGATTCGGTAAAGTTAGGTATTTTAGCTTCGCAATTGGGCTGGGAGGTAAGTATCGTTTCTTCACCCAAAGATCCTAAAACCACTGAAAATTTTCCGGGAAGTAAAGAAGTTTTGGCATTGGAGCCAGAGCAAGCGAAAGAAATTGCAATCGACAACCAGACCGCAGTAGTATTAATGACACATAATTATGCCCGAGATCTACATTTTTTACTATCGATAAAAGATAAGCATCCTTTTTACATTGGGATTTTAGGATCTACAAAACGCCGCGAAAAAATGTATAATGAACTAATTGAAATGCAAACCGATATCGAATTTAATTTTTTTGATAAGCTTTACGGCCCAGCTGGTATTGATATTGGAGCAATTACTCCAGAAGAAATTGCAGTCGCTATTTTAGCTGAAATT